Proteins from a genomic interval of Microbacterium phyllosphaerae:
- a CDS encoding DNA polymerase IV, translating to MASWVLHVDMDQFIAAVEVLRRPELAGLPVIVGGRGDPTERAVVSTASYEARAFGIGSGMPLKIAARKAPEDAVFLPVDHEAYEAASAEVMAALRALPDVVLEVIGWDECFLGVDTDDPETVARSAQAAVLDATGLHCSVGVGDNRVRAKIATEFGKPRGVFRLTAENWFEVMGDRPTRDLWGVGPKVQKRLAALGIRSVRELADADEELLVSEFGPRMGVWYHGLGSGLGPTAVDPTPWVARSHSRETTFPQNLTTARQVEAALAELAGHAFDDCAAEGRPVVRVHLKVRYAPFETKTFGRKLAAPTTERGDVIDAALALGSTIDQQREVRLLGVRAEMTMPESDESVERTPVRGRI from the coding sequence TCGCCGGTCTCCCGGTGATCGTCGGCGGGCGCGGTGATCCCACGGAGCGAGCGGTGGTCTCGACCGCCTCCTACGAGGCGCGCGCGTTCGGCATCGGGTCGGGCATGCCGTTGAAGATCGCGGCGCGCAAGGCGCCCGAGGATGCCGTCTTCCTCCCCGTCGATCACGAGGCGTACGAAGCGGCCTCAGCCGAGGTCATGGCGGCACTGCGCGCCCTTCCGGATGTCGTGCTGGAGGTCATCGGCTGGGACGAGTGCTTCCTCGGGGTCGACACCGACGACCCGGAGACTGTGGCCCGCTCGGCTCAGGCCGCGGTGCTCGACGCGACAGGGCTCCACTGCTCTGTCGGCGTCGGCGACAACAGAGTGCGTGCGAAGATCGCCACCGAGTTCGGCAAACCTCGGGGTGTGTTCCGCCTCACCGCCGAGAACTGGTTCGAGGTGATGGGCGACAGGCCGACGCGTGATCTCTGGGGAGTCGGGCCGAAGGTGCAGAAGAGGCTCGCCGCCCTCGGCATCCGTTCGGTGCGAGAGCTCGCGGATGCCGACGAGGAGCTGCTCGTCTCCGAGTTCGGTCCGCGGATGGGCGTCTGGTACCACGGACTCGGCTCGGGGCTCGGGCCGACCGCGGTCGATCCGACTCCGTGGGTGGCGCGCAGCCACAGCCGCGAGACGACGTTCCCGCAGAACCTCACCACGGCGAGGCAGGTGGAGGCCGCGCTCGCGGAGCTCGCCGGTCACGCCTTCGACGACTGCGCGGCCGAGGGGCGACCGGTCGTGCGGGTGCATCTCAAGGTGCGGTACGCGCCCTTCGAGACGAAGACGTTCGGACGCAAGCTGGCGGCGCCGACCACGGAGCGCGGCGATGTGATCGATGCAGCCCTCGCCCTCGGATCCACGATCGATCAGCAGCGAGAGGTCAGGCTCCTCGGCGTGCGGGCCGAGATGACGATGCCCGAGAGCGATGAGTCCGTGGAGCGGACGCCGGTCAGAGGGCGAATCTGA
- a CDS encoding RidA family protein, whose protein sequence is MEITLAQPAGLVVSPAFSHVAVIPPGATTILVGGQNGVDDTGALVSADAAEQSLRAVQNARIALEHAGAGLDDVVSWTIHIHQDADLRAAYGAVASTLAREGAPPLVTAALVAGLGVPGALIEVSAIAAVIR, encoded by the coding sequence ATGGAGATCACACTCGCACAGCCGGCCGGACTCGTCGTGAGCCCGGCCTTCAGCCATGTCGCCGTCATCCCTCCCGGGGCGACGACGATCCTCGTCGGCGGGCAGAACGGCGTCGATGACACCGGAGCACTCGTCTCGGCGGATGCCGCAGAGCAGTCGCTCCGAGCCGTCCAGAACGCCCGCATCGCCCTCGAGCACGCGGGCGCCGGCCTCGACGACGTCGTCAGCTGGACCATCCACATCCATCAGGATGCCGATCTGCGCGCCGCCTACGGCGCAGTGGCCTCGACGCTCGCGCGCGAGGGCGCGCCTCCCCTGGTCACCGCCGCTCTCGTCGCCGGGCTCGGCGTGCCGGGCGCTCTGATCGAGGTGAGCGCGATCGCTGCGGTCATCCGCTGA